From the genome of Triticum aestivum cultivar Chinese Spring chromosome 3B, IWGSC CS RefSeq v2.1, whole genome shotgun sequence, one region includes:
- the LOC123070685 gene encoding respiratory burst oxidase homolog protein A, whose product MRGGGHPRWGSAGTTPRSLSTGSSPRGSEPCSEDGEELVEVTLDLQDDDTIVLRSVEPAAAAASGSGSGALRLPVPARGELADGGCGASSSSSRSPSMRRTSSYRLVQLSQELMAGARHFSHDLTKRFSRSHSHSRDEGHHHQQQPSSGIESALAARAARRQRAQLDRTRSGAHRALRGLRFISSNKASNAWREVQANFDRLARDGYLSRSDFAECIGMTESKEFALELFDTLSRRRQMKLDTISKEELREIWQQITDNSFDSRLQIFFDMVDKNADGRIGEAEVKEIIMLSASANKLSRLKEQAEEYAALIMEELDPEELGYIELWQLETLLLQKDTYVNYSQALSYTSQALSQNLALRKKGSIRKIGNSLIYYLEDNWKRLWVLALWIGIMAGLFTWKFIQYRERYVFKVMGYCVTTAKGAAETLKLNMAIILLPVCRNTITWLRNTRAARVLPFDDNINFHKTIAAAIVVGVILHAGNHLVCDFPRLIRSSEEMYTPLGIYFGETKPTYLALIKGVEGVTGIIMVVCMIIAFTLATRWFRRSLVKLPKPFDKLTGFNAFWYSHHLFAIVYVALIVHGQFVYLIRVWYRKSTWMYLAVPVCLYLGERILRFFRSGSYAVRLLKVAIYPGNVLTLQMTKPATFRYKSGQYMFVQCPAVSPFEWHPFSITSAPGDEYLSIHVRQLGDWTRELKRVFSAACEPPVSGKSGLLRADETTKKTLPKLLIDGPYGSPAQDYGKYDVLLLVGLGIGATPFISILKDLLNNIIKMEEEEDTSTDLYPPVGRNKPHVDLGTLMRVTTRPRKVLKTTNAYFYWVTREQGSFDWFKGVMNEIADMDQRNIIEMHNYLTSVYEEGDARSALITMLQALNHAKNGVDVVSGTKVRTHFARPNWKKVLAKIASKHPYAKIGVFYCGAPVLAQELAKLCHEFNGKCTTKFEFHKEYF is encoded by the exons ATGAGGGGCGGCGGCCACCCGCGATGGGGCTCCGCGGGGACGACGCCGCGGTCGCTCAGCACGGGTTCCTCGCCGCGCGGGTCCGAGCCGTGCTCCGAGGACGGAGAGGAGCTGGTGGAGGTCACGCTTGACCTGCAGGACGACGACACCATTGTGCTGCGGAGCGtcgagccggcggcggcggcggcgtcggggtcgGGCTCGGGGGCGCTGAGGCTGCCGGTGCCGGCGCGGGGCGAGCTCGCGGACGGCGGCTGCGGCGCGTCGTCGTCCTCGTCGCGGTCTCCGTCGATGCGCCGGACGTCGTCGTACCGGCTGGTGCAGCTGTCGCAGGAGCTCATGGCCGGCGCGCGGCACTTCTCGCACGACCTCACCAAGCGGTTCAGCCGCAGCCACAGCCACAGCCGCGACGAGggccaccaccaccagcagcagccgTCGTCCGGCATCGAGTCGGCGCTCGCCGCCCGTGCCGCCCGCCGGCAGCGCGCGCAGCTGGACCGCACGCGCTCCGGGGCGCACCGGGCGCTCCGCGGCCTCCGCTTCATCAGCAGCAACAAGGCCAGCAACGCCTGGAGGGAGGTGCAGGCCAACTTCGACCGCCTCGCCCGCGACGGCTACCTCTCCCGCTCCGACTTCGCGGAATGCATAG GGATGACGGAATCCAAGGAGTTCGCGCTGGAGCTGTTCGACACGCTGAGCCGGCGGCGACAGATGAAGCTGGACACGATCAGCAAGGAGGAGCTGCGAGAAATCTGGCAGCAGATCACCGACAACAGCTTCGACTCCCGCCTCCAAATCTTCTTCGACAT GGTGGATAAGAATGCGGACGGCCGGATTGGGGAGGCGGAGGTGAAAGAG ATCATCATGCTGAGCGCGTCCGCCAATAAGCTGTCGAGGCTTAAGGAGCAAGCGGAGGAGTACGCCGCGTTGATCATGGAGGAGCTTGACCCCGAAGAGCTGGGATACATCGAG CTTTGGCAACTGGAGACACTTCTGCTGCAGAAAGACACGTACGTGAACTACAGCCAGGCGTTAAGTTACACAAGCCAGGCACTGAGCCAAAACTTGGCACTAAGGAAGAAGGGCTCCATCCGCAAAATAGGCAACTCTTTGATCTACTATTTGGAGGACAACTGGAAACGCTTGTGGGTGCTCGCGTTGTGGATTGGAATAATGGCTGGACTCTTCACCTGGAAGTTCATCCAGTACCGCGAGCGCTATGTCTTTAAAGTGATGGGCTACTGCGTGACAACTGCAAAGGGCGCCGCTGAAACCTTGAAGCTGAACATGGCGATCATCCTCCTGCCAGTGTGCCGCAACACCATTACTTGGCTGCGGAATACAAGGGCGGCACGTGTATTGCCATTTGATGACAATATCAACTTCCACAAG ACTATTGCAGCAGCAATTGTGGTTGGTGTTATTCTTCATGCAGGGAACCACCTCGTATGCGATTTTCCACGGCTTATACGTTCATCAGAAGAAATGTATACTCCTTTGGGAATTTATTTCGGGGAAACAAAGCCAACATATCTTGCATTGATCAAAGGAGTGGAGGGCGTCACCGGGATAATCATGGTTGTCTGCATGATAATTGCTTTTACTTTAGCAACTCGGTGGTTCCGGCGTAGCCTAGTAAAGCTTCCAAAACCATTCGACAAACTGACTGGCTTCAATGCTTTCTGGTACTCCCACCATTTGTTTGCCATTGTGTACGTGGCTCTCATTGTTCATGGCCAGTTTGTGTACCTTATTCGTGTCTGGTACAGAAAATCG ACATGGATGTATCTTGCAGTGCCTGTGTGCTTGTATCTAGGGGAGAGGATTCTAAGGTTCTTCAGGTCTGGCAGTTATGCTGTCCGGCTCTTGAAG GTGGCCATTTATCCTGGTAATGTCTTGACGCTGCAAATGACCAAACCTGCGACCTTTCGTTATAAAAGTGGGCAATATATGTTTGTTCAGTGTCCAGCAGTGTCGCCCTTTGAATG GCATCCCTTCTCAATTACTTCAGCCCCTGGAGATGAATATCTCAGCATCCATGTTCGGCAACTTGGTGACTGGACACGAGAGCTCAAGAGAGTATTTTCCGCGGCCTGCGAGCCCCCAGTGAGTGGAAAAAGTGGCCTTCTTAGAGCAGACGAGACAACTAAGAAAAC CTTACCAAAGCTTCTGATCGATGGCCCTTATGGTTCTCCTGCTCAGGATTACGGCAAGTATGATGTTTTACTGCTTGTTGGATTAGGAATTGGTGCAACACCCTTTATCAGCATTTTGAAAGATCTCCTCAACAACATCATTAagatggaggaagaggag GATACTTCTACGGATCTTTATCCACCTGTTGGTCGGAATAAGCCACATGTTGATCTGGGTACGCTTATGAGGGTTACCACAAGACCAAGGAAGGTTTTAAAGACTACAAATGCTTACTTTTATTGGGTGACACGTGAGCAAGGCTCTTTTGATTGGTTCAAAGGAGTCATGAATGAGATTGCCGACATGGATCAAAGG AATATCATTGAGATGCACAACTACCTCACAAGCGTTTACGAGGAAGGGGATGCTCGGTCGGCGCTCATCACTATGCTTCAAGCCCTGAACCATGCCAAGAATGGTGTCGATGTTGTCTCTGGAACTAAA GTTCGGACACATTTTGCAAGACCAAATTGGAAAAAGGTCCTAGCCAAAATTGCCTCCAAGCACCCGTATGCCAAGATAG GTGTCTTCTACTGTGGAGCTCCAGTCCTGGCACAAGAACTTGCCAAGCTTTGCCACGAGTTCAATGGGAAATGCACCACAAAATTCGAGTTCCACAAGGAGTATTTCTGA